A segment of the Maylandia zebra isolate NMK-2024a linkage group LG2, Mzebra_GT3a, whole genome shotgun sequence genome:
CCAGAAATATCAATTAAATCATTTCAGAGTCCAGTGACTGAAAACATCGAGTTAGACACAGTGATAGCTGTAGTTAGTGTCAGTGATAAAGATTCAGGTGATAATGGAATAGTTGATCTTCGTGTTCCAGATAATATGCCTTTCAAACTGAGGGAGTCCTCTGATAACTATTATGAATTAGTAGTGTCGGAGTCTTTAGACCGTGAGAAGGTGCCGGAATATGACATCACTTTCACTGTGACAGACAGAGGCTCTCCTCCTTTATCTGACAATGAAACTATGACTTTAGAGCTGCTCGATGTTAATGATAATGTCCCACAGTTCCCCCAGTCATTTTATACTATACGTGTCATGGAGAATAACGCACCTGGGGCCTTGCTCAGCTCACTCACTGCCTTTGACCCCGACCTCCATGAAAACCAGTATCTAGTTTATTTCATAATAGAGAAGGAGATAGCCAACACATCCATGTCTATGCTGTTCTCCATCAATCCAGAGAACGGTAATCTTTACGCACTCAAAACCTTTGATTATGAGATTGAGAAGGAGTTTCTGTTCCACATCGAGGCCAGAGACTCTGGCTCTCCTCCTCTCAGCAGTAATGTGACCGTCCACGTCATTATTGTGGACCAGAACGACAATGCTCCAGTTATTGTGTCACCGTGGCGTGCACACGGCTCTGTGGTGGAGGAAAAGATCCCCAGATCCACTGATAAAGGATCCCTGGTTGCCAAGGTGATAGCCTTAGACACAGACTCTGTGCACAACTCTCGGATCACCTACCAGTTTCTACAGGTGACTGACGCCACCTTGTTCAGTCTGGACCAATACAATGGAGAGATCCGGACTATGAGGATGTTCAGTTACAGAGATCCACGCCACCAGAGACTGGTTGTTGTTGCCAAGGACAACGGAGAGCCTGCTCTCTCTGCTACAGTCACCATCAAGCTGACCACAATGGAGACTGCTGTTAAAGCCTACTCTGACATGACTGAGGAGCCTCTGGAATATGACATCTTCTCAGACATCAACCTGTATTTGGTCATCGGTCTGGGCTCGGTGTCGTTTCTGCTGCTCATCACCATATTGGTCACCATCGTGATCAAGTGTCAGAAACCCAAGCCCAGCAAAGCAGCTCCTCCCTCCAGGAACAGTGTGATCAGTGAGAGGAACTCCACCATCGCAGACTCCACTCTGGTCTCCAACGATGCCTACTGGTACAGTCTGTTTCTAGCAGAGACCAGGAAAGGAAAGCTGGTGGTTAGACAGCCTCTGCCAAAGGGCTCCAGGTACATTGTGTCCAGCATACCGAGAGGGACAGGACTGACAGACACTAGTGACTCAGCAGCTTCTACTCTGCAGGTAGGAATTTGATATACAGATAAGATATTTTACCTACATAACATTAAAATTAATTACgattattttttctattttctcctTCACCTTAATCCACAAAAAAAATTTAGTGAATTATTCAAAAATCTCATAAATTATCATGAGGTACCACTATCAAATGCACTACTTAGTACATAACCAACATAGCAACAATCCATCATCATGATTTAGCAGCTTTTAATTGTGTTCAGGTCTTGTCCTCAAAAGTCaaggctgcagtttaaagaacaATCTAAAAACCTGTGTTTTAATAGCAGTATAAATAATGGatatttaataaatgaaatgcaGTATTTAGGATCCACAAAGCTTAACTTCTTCATGACTTATTCacgtttattgttttttatatacTTTTTACGTTTGTACTGTtagcacagttttttttttttcttatttaacaaTCAGTTTTAGATGCGCCGTTATCTTCATGTTGTTAGAGTAACTTAATCTCAACTAACTTCTCTGGCTGTGTCCATTCTTTACAGCCATTTCCTCCctgttcttgtttttgtgtaaataaaatgtaatatcaTGTATTTTCAATATTTTCCTGTGAATTCTGTATATGCAATATTTGCAACTTGTGCATTTATGATTAATACAATTGAGTACTTTATTATCtctaataatttgtttttatcagtgGTAAAGAGCGACTAGATTACTACGTCACCTAAAGTACCATGGTCATAAAGATATGGATAGAAAATCATTAGATCTATAATGAGACATTATGCAAAGTTAATGATAACTCGAAGTGCTACCATATTTGAAAATCGTCTGCAGCATTTTAGTGGTATCTCGTTTTATAATGCAGTAATCGTGAGGTCATTGCGGTTCATTGCTTTGACTGGTGGATTGTGTCTGaaatttgattgttttttcaGCAATAATCAATTTGAACTGATTACATTTAGTAAATGTCACCTTTTATGTTTTGGGACCACCATTAACGGTATCCAGGTCCGTGTGTAGTaaaaaccaaaatatatgcAAAAACCAACGAAAATCAAGAATAATTTGAAGACGTGTGGTGTTCATTGTGGCTCAAAGGCTCCGACAAAATCTCAGGGGTGGCGCTATTCTATCAGTAAATTGCAAAGCAAAGAACGTAAAAGCAGAAAAGCGTGATGGTCTTCGCACGTTTAGAAGCAAGAGGACAGCGTCGTAGTGCTGAAACTCCGCTGCGAAACGCGCTGGCCTTGATTTAAGTTTAAATGTACTTTGGAATTCATACAATGTGTATTTGGCTCGAAAGAAACAGggggagttttttttaaatgaatattgctaaaaacaaacattatatCGTTTGAAGTATGATGAACTCCCATACAAGACGGGTTTCCAGAACAATGGAGTCTTACGAGAGGTACGTGATCCTCGCTataattttttcttttgcccGGTACACATCGGCCTCAGTGACTCATTATTCAATAccagaagaaatgaaagaaggATCCGTCGTGGCTAATCTCGCCACCGATCTGACCCTGGATCTTAAAACACTGAATCAGAGGAAGATGCGTCTTGATATCATCGGGAACAAGAAATATCTGGATGTGAACAAAGAGACTGGTGAGCTGTATGTTGTTGAAAAGATCGACAGGGAATACATTTGCAATACCAAGTcctcttgctatctaaaattaGAGGTTATACTAGATAACCCAGTAAGAATATTTAATATAGAAGTAGAAATTCTTGATATAAACGACAACGCCCCACAATTTCGAAGAGACGCCATACATTTGGATATATCTGAAGCGACGGCAAGAGGAGAGAGATTTTCTCTGAGTAATGCAGTCGATCCTGATGTTGGATCCAATTCAGTGAAAACGTACCATTTGAGTGAAAGTGAATTTTTTAACATAGAAGTTCAGACCGGAAGAGATGGATCGAAGTTTGCGGATTTGATCTTGAAAAAGACTTTAGATCGGGAGCAGCAGCCTGTTCATAATTTGATACTCACAGCTGTAGATGGAGGAACACCTGCTCGCTCTGGCACTGCCAGTGTTATTGTACGAGTTTTAGATACAAATGATAACGCACCCACCTTTGATAAAGAAAATCTGAATGTAAAGGTAATGGAAAACTCTCCGATTGGAAGTCTTGTTGTTGATCTTAATGCAACAGACTTAGATGAAGGATCAAATTCTGATATAACATATTCATACAGTTTATATACATCAGAAAAAACACAGGAGACATTTAATCTGAATCCTGCCACTGGTGAAATTACAGTTAAGGGAGTGCTGAACTATGAAGATTTCAGGATTTATGATATGGAAGTTATAGCTGCTGATAAAGGAGCCAGCAGTTTAACAGGACAATGCACCATAAAGATTCTAGTAGAAGACATGAATGATAATCATCCAGAAATATCAATTAAATCATTTCAGAGTCCAGTGACTGAAAACATCGAGTTGGACACAGTGATAGCTGTAGTTAGTGTCAGTGATAAAGATTCAGGTGATAATGGAATAGTTGATCTTCGTGTTCCAGGTAATATGCCTTTCAAACTGAGGGAGTCCTCTGATAACTATTATGAATTAGTAGTGTCGGAGCCATTAGACCGTGAGAAGGTGCCAGAATATGACATCACTTTCACTGTGACAGACAGAGGCTCTCCTCCTTTATCTGACAATGAAACTATGACTTTAGAGTTGCTGGATGTTAATGATAATGTCCCACAGTTCCCCCAGTCATTTTATACTATACGTGTCATGGAGAATAACGCACCTGGGGCCTTGCTCAGCTCACTCACTGCCTTTGACCCCGACCTCCATGAAAACCAGTATCTAGTTTATTTCATAATAGAGAAGGAGATAGCCAACACATCCATGTCTATGCTGTTCTCCATCAATCCAGAGAACGGTAATCTTTACGCACTCAAAACCTTTGATTATGAGATTGAGAAGGAGTTTCTGTTCCACATCGAGGCCAGAGACTCTGGATCTCCTCCTCTCAGCAGTAATGTGACCGTCCACATCATTATTGTGGACCAGAACGACAATGCTCCAGTTATTGTGTCTCCGTGGCGTGCACACGGCTCTGTGGTGGAGGAAAAGATCCCCAGATCCACTGATAAAGGATCCCTGATTGCAAAGGTGATAGCCTTAGATACAGACTCTGTGCACAACTCTCGGATCACCTACCAGTTTCTACAGGTGACTGACGCCACCTTGTTTAGTCTGGACCAATACAATGGAGAGATCCGGACTATGAGGATGTTCAGTTACAGAGATCCACGCCACCAGAgacttgttgttgttgccaaGGACAATGGAGAGCCTGCTCTCTCTGCTACAGTCACCATCAAGCTGACCACAATGGAGACTGCTGTTAAAGCCTACTCTGACATGACTGAGGAGCCTCTGGAATATGACATCTTCTCAGACATCAACCTGTATTTGGTCATCGGTCTGGGCTCGGTGTCGTTTCTGCTGCTCATCACCATATTGGTCACCATCGTGATCAAGTGTCAGAAACCCAAGCCCAGCAAAGCAGCTCCTCCCTCCAGGAACAGTGTGATCAGTGAGAGGAACTCCACCATCGCAGACTCCACTCTGGTCTCCAATGATGCCTACTGGTACAGTCTGTTTCTAGCAGAGACCAGGAAAGGAAAGCTGGTGGTTAGACAGCCTCTGCCAAAAGGCTCCAGGTACATTGTGTCCAGCATACCGAGAGGGACAGGGCTGACAGACACTAGTGACTCAGCAGCTTCTACTCTACAGGTAAGAATATAATAAACAGATATATTTTTCTTCGTTTTCCCCCCAAATTATTAACATTGATGGTTTCTCATTCATTGTTTCTTTTATGTGTGGGGGCCAATTAACAAAAATAAGTGAGGTCATGAACAAACTTTTTCATTATCTTAAAAAGAACCTGGAGTCAATCAGTCACACCTGACAATAcaagaaataaattaaaatattcataactTATCTTCATGCCAAGCATTTCAAAACATTATAAAATCCAAAAGGTGGCGCTGTTTGGTCAAGAACACCTCAGACCATAACGTCATGACTGTGTGTCGTCGCCATTATTGGTTATAGTAAGAGAAGCGACAGTTTCCAGGTCCCGAAACACCCCCGTTCAACGCGTCTTGCTCATTTTACCCTGGGATATAGCTGGGAGTGAATCGGCTGCATATTTTTTAATCAAGGAGGGAAGAGAAATACTGAAAACTGCTATACACGTACAGTATATCGCTTGAAATGCAGTGAAACCTTAAATAACGGGAAAAACGGGTCCCACGCAACAATGAAGTCATTTAAGAGGTATGTTCTGCTCGCCGTTATTTTTAGTTCTGTTCATAGCGTACGGGCCTCAGTGACTCATTACTCCATACCCGAAGAAATGAAGGAAGGGTCAGTTGTTGCTAACCTCGCTACTGATCTCAGCCTAGACGTTAAATCACTCGGTAAGAGGAAGATGCGACTTGACCTTATCGCCAACAAAAAATATCTGGATGTGAACAAAGAGACTGGTGAGCTGTATGTTGTCGAGAAGATTGACAGGGAATATCTTTGTACACAAACGTTTACGGTGTGTTACTTAAAAATGGAAGTAATACTAGAAAATCCATTGAGAATATTTAATATTGAACTGGAAATTTTGGATATAAACGACAACGCCCCACAATTCCGAAGAGACGCCATACACTTGGATATATCTGAATCAACGCCTACAGGAGAAAGATTCTCTTTGAGCAATGCCGTTGATCCCGATGTGGGCAGCAATTTAGTGAAAACGTACCATTTAAGTGAAAGTCAACAATTTACAATTGAAGTTCAGACCGGAAGAGATGGATCGAAGTTTGCGGATTTGATCTTGAAACAAACATTAGATCGTGAGAAGCAGCCTGTTCATAACTTGATACTCACAGCTGTAGATGGAGGAAAACCTGCTCGTTCTGGCACTGCCAGTGTTATTGTTCATGTTTTAGACACAAATGACAATCCACCTATATTTGGTCAATCAGTctataatgtaaaaataatgGAAAATTCTCCGATTGGAAGTCTTGTTATTGATCTTAATGCAACAGACTTAGATGAAGGATCAAATTCTGATATAACATATTCATACAGTTTATATACATCAGAAAAAACACAGGAGACATTTAATCTGAATCCTGCCACTGGTGAAATTACAGTTAAGGGAGTGCTGAACTATGAAGATTTCAGGATTTATGATATGGAAGTTATAGCTGCTGATAAAGGAGCCAGCAGTTTAACAGGACAATGCACCATAAAGATTCTAGTTGAAGACATGAATGATAATCACCCAGAAATATCAATTAAATCATTTCAGAGTCCAGTGACTGAAAACATCGAGTTAGACACAGTGATAGCTGTAGTTAGTGTCAGTGATAAAGATTCAGGTGATAATGGAATAGTTGATCTTCATATTCCAGATAATATGCCTTTCAAACTGAGGGAGTCCTCTGATAACTATTATGAATTAGTAGTGTCGGAGCCATTAGACCGTGAGAAGGTGCCAGAATATGACATCACTTTCACTGTGACAGACAGAGGCTCTCCTCCTTTATCTGACAATGAAACTATGACTTTAGAGTTGCTGGATGTTAATGATAATGTCCCACAGTTCCCCCAGTCATTTTATACTATACGTGTCATGGAGAATAACGCACCTGGGGCCTTGCTCAGCTCACTCACTGCCTTTGACCCCGACCTCCATGAAAACCAGTATCTAGTTTATTTCATAATAGAGAAGGAGATAGCTAACACCTCAATGTCCATGTTGTTCTCCATCAATCCAGAGAACGGTAATCTTTACGCACTCAAAACCTTTGATTATGAGATTGAGAAGGAATTTCTGTTCCACATCGAGGCCAGAGACTCTGGATCTCCTCCTCTCAGCAGTAACGTGACCGTCCACATCATTATTGTGGACCAGAACGACAATGCTCCGGTTATTGTGTCTCCGTGGCGTGCACACGGCTCTGTGGTGGAGGAAAAGATCCCCAGATCCACTGATAAAGGATCCCTGGTTGCCAAGGTGATAGCCTTAGACACAGACTCTGTGCACAACTCTCGGATCACCTACCAGTTTCTACAGGTGACTGATGCCACCTTGTTTAGTCTGGATCAATACAATGGAGAGATCCGGACTATGAGGATGTTCAGTTACAGAGATCCACGCCACCAGAGACTGGTTGTTGTTGCCAAGGACAATGGAGAGCCTGCTCTCTCTGCTACAGTCACCATCAAGCTGACCACAATGGAGACTGCTGTTAAAGCCTACTCTGACATGACTGAGGAGCCTCTGGAATATGACATCTTCTCAGACATCAACCTGTATTTGGTCATCGGTCTGGGCTCGGtgtcatttctgctgctcatcacCATATTGGTCACCATCGTGATCAAGTGTCAGAAACCCAAGCCCAGCAAAGCAGCTCCTCCCTCCAGGAACAGTGTGATCAGTGAGAGGAACTCCACCATCGCAGACTCCACTCTGGTCTCCAACGATGCCTACTGGTACAGTCTGTTTCTAGCAGAGACCAGGAAAGGAAAGCTGGTGGTTAGACAGCCTCTGCCAAAGGGCTCCAGATACATTGTGTCCAGCATACCGAGAGGGACAGGACTGACAGACACTAGTGACTCAGCAGCTTCTACTCTGCAGGTAGGAATTTGATATACAGATAAGATATTTTACCTACATAACTGGAACATTTAAATTAATTACgattattttttctattttctcctTCACCTTAATCCACAAAAAAAATTCAGTGAATTATTCAAAAATCTCATAAATTATCATGAGGTACCACTATCAAATGCACTACTTAGTACATAACCAACATAGCAATAATCCATCATCATGATTTAGCAGCTTTTAATTGTGTTCAGGTCTTGTCCTCAAAAGTCaaggctgcagtttaaagaacaATCTAAAAACCTGTGTTTTAATAGCAGTATAAATAATGGatatttaataaatgaaatgcaGTATTTAGGATCCACAAAGCTTAACTTCTTCATGACTTATTCacgtttattgttttttatatacTTTTTGCGTTAGTACTGTtagcacagtttttttttcttatttaacaaTCAGTTTTAGGTGCGCCGTTATCTTCATGTTGTTAGAGTAACTTAATCTCAACTAACTTCTCTGGCTGTGGCCATTCTTTACAGCCATTTCCTCCctgttcttgtttttgtgtaaataaaatgtaatatcatgtattttcaatatttttccTGTGCATTCTGTATATGCAATATTGGCAACTCGTGCATTTATGATTAATACAATTGAGTACTTTATTATCtctaataatttgtttttatcagtgGTAAAGAGCGACTAGATTACTACGTCACCTAAAGTACCATGGTCATAAAGATATGGATAGAAAATCATTAGATCTATAATGAGACATTATGCAAAGTTAATGATAACTCGAAGTGCTACCATATTTGAAAATCGTCTGCAGCATTTTAGTGGTATCTCGTTTTATAATGCAGTAATCGTGAGGTCATTACGGTTCATTGCTTTGACTGGTGGATTGTGTCTGaaatttgattgttttttcaGCAATAATCAATTTGAACTGATTACATTTAGTAAATGTCACCTTTTATGTTTTGGGACCACCATTAACGGTATCCAGGTCCGTGtgtagtaaaaacaaaaatatatgcaAAAACCAACGAAAATCAAGAATAATTTGAAGACGTGTGGTGTTCATTGTGGCTCAAAGGCTCCGACAAAATCTCAGGGGTGGCGCTATTCTATCAGTAAATTGCAAAGCAAAGAACGTAAAAGCAGAAAAGCGTGATGGTCTTCGCACGTTTAGAAGCAAGAGGACAGCGTCGTAGTGCTGAAACTCCGCTGCGAAACGCGCTGGCCAAGATTTAAGTTTAAATGTGCTTTGGAATTCATACAATGTGTATTTGGCTCGAAAGAAACaggggaatttttttttaaatgaatattgctaaaaacaaacattatatCGTTTGAAGTATGATGAACTCCCATACAAGACGGGTTTCCAGAACAATGGAGTCTTACGAGAGGTACGTGATCCTCGCTATAATTTTTTCTGTTGCTCGGTACACATCGGCCTCAGTGACTCATTATTCAATACCGGAAGAAATGAAAGAAGGATCCGTCGTGGCTAATCTCGCCACCGACCTCGGGCTGGATGTGAAAACACTGAATCAGAGGAAGATGCGTCTTGATATCATCGCGAACAAGAAATATCTGGATGTGAACAAAGAGACTGGTGAGCTGTATGTTGTTGAGAAGATTGACAGGGAACATATTTGCCCTTTTAAGTTATCAGcatcttgctatctaaaattaGAGGTTATACTAGATAACCCAGTAAGAATATTTAATATAGAAGTAGAAATTCTTGATATGAACGACAACGCCCCACAATTTCGAAGAGACGCCATACATTTGGATATATCTGAAGCGACGGCAAGAGGAGAAAGATTTTCTTTGAGTAATGCAGTCGATCCTGATGTCGGATCCAATTCAGTGAAAACATACCATTTGAGTGAAAGTGAATGTTTTAATATAGAAGTTCAGACCGGAAGAGATGGATCGAAGTTTGCGGATTTGATCTTGAAAAAGACTTTAGACCGAGAGGAGAAACCTGTTCATAATTTGATACTCACAGCTGTAGATGGAGGAACACCTGCTCGCTCTGGCACTGCCAGTGTTATTGTACGAGTTTTAGATACAAATGATAACGCACCCACCTTTGATAAAGAGAATCTGAATGTAAAGGTAATTGAAAATTCTCCGATTGGAAGTCTTGTTGTTGATCTTAATGCAACAGACTTAGATGAAGGATCAAATTCTGATATAACATATTCGTACAGTTTATATACATCAGAAAAAACACAGGAGACATTTAATCTGAATCCTACCACTGGTGAAATTACAGTTAAGGGAGTGCTGAACTATGAAGATTTCAGGATTTATGATATGGAAGTTATAGCTGCTGATAAAGGAGCCACCAGTTTAACAGGACAATGCACCATAAAGATTCTAGTAGAAGACATGAATGATAATCACCCAGAAATATCAATTAAATCATTTCAGAGTCCAGTGACTGAAAACATCGAGTTGGACACAGTGATAGCTGTAGTTAGTGTCAGTGATAAAGATTCAGGTGATAATGGAATAGTTGATCTTCGTGTTCCAGATAATATGCCTTTCAAACTGAGGGAGTCCTCTGATAACTATTATGAATTAGTAGTGTCGGAGCCTTTAGACCGTGAGAAGGTGCCAGAATATGACATCACTTTCACTGTGACAGACAGAGGCTCTCCTCCTTTATCTGACAATGAAACTATGACTTTAGAGCTGCTCGATGTTAATGATAATGTCCCACAGTTCCCCCAGTCATTTTATACTATACGTGTCATGGAGAATAACGCACCTGGGGCCTTGCTCAGCTCACTCACTGCCTTTGACCCCGACCTCCATGAAAACCAGTATCTAGTTTATTTCATAATAGAGAAGGAGATAGCCAACACATCCATGTCCATGTTGTTCTCCATCAATCCAGAGAACGGTAATCTTTACGCACTCAAAACCTTTGATTATGAGATTGAGAAGGAGTTTCTGTTCCACATCGAGGCCAGAGACTCTGGATCTCCTCCTCTCAGCAGTAACGTGACCGTCCACATCATTATTGTGGACCAGAACGACAATGCTCCGGTTATTGTGTCTCCGTGGCGTGCACACGGCTCTGTGGTGGAGGAAAAGATCCCCAGATCCACTGATAAAGGCTCCCTGGTTGCCAAGGTGATAGCCTTAGACACTGACTCTGTGCACAACTCTCGGATCACCTACCAGTTTCTACAGGTGACTGACGCCACCTTGTTTAGTCTGGACCAATACAATGGAGAGATCCGGACTATGAGGATGTTCAGTTACAGAGATCCACGCCACCAGAGACTGGTTGTTGTTGCCAAGGACAACGGAGAGCCTGCGCTCTCTGCTACAGTCACCATCAAGCTGACCACAATGGAGACTGCTGTTAAAGCCTACTCTGACATGACTGAGGAGCCTCTGGAATATGACATCTTCTCAGACATCAACCTGTATTTGGTCATCGGTCTGGGCTCGGTGTCGTTTCTGCTGCTCATCACCATATTGGTCACCATCGTGATCAAGTGTCAGAAACCCAAGCCCAGCAAAGCAGCTCCTCCCTCCAGGAACAGTGT
Coding sequences within it:
- the LOC143413915 gene encoding protocadherin alpha-C2-like, producing the protein MESEKWYVLFIALLFSIVCQISGSVTHYSMPEEIKEGSVVANLATDLSLDIKSLNQRKMRLDIIANKKYLDVNKETGELYVVEKIDRENICTTKSSASCYLRLEVILENPLRIFNIEVEILDMNDNAPQFRRDAIHLDISEATPRGERFSLSNAVDPDVGSNSVKTYHLSESEYFNIEVQTGRDGTKFADLILKQTLDREQQPVHNLILTAVDGGTPARSGTASVIVHVLDTNDNPPAFEKENLSVKILENSPIGSLVVDLNATDLDEGSNSDITYSYSLYTSEKTQETFNLNPATGEITVKGVLNYEDFRIYDMEVIAADKGASSLTGQCTIKILVEDMNDNHPEISIKSFQSPVTENIELDTVIAVVSVSDKDSGDNGIVDLRVPDNMPFKLRESSDNYYELVVSESLDREKVPEYDITFTVTDRGSPPLSDNETMTLELLDVNDNVPQFPQSFYTIRVMENNAPGALLSSLTAFDPDLHENQYLVYFIIEKEIANTSMSMLFSINPENGNLYALKTFDYEIEKEFLFHIEARDSGSPPLSSNVTVHVIIVDQNDNAPVIVSPWRAHGSVVEEKIPRSTDKGSLVAKVIALDTDSVHNSRITYQFLQVTDATLFSLDQYNGEIRTMRMFSYRDPRHQRLVVVAKDNGEPALSATVTIKLTTMETAVKAYSDMTEEPLEYDIFSDINLYLVIGLGSVSFLLLITILVTIVIKCQKPKPSKAAPPSRNSVISERNSTIADSTLVSNDAYWYSLFLAETRKGKLVVRQPLPKGSRYIVSSIPRGTGLTDTSDSAASTLQVGI
- the LOC101482391 gene encoding protocadherin alpha-C2 isoform X4 gives rise to the protein MMNSHTRRVSRTMESYERYVILAIIFSFARYTSASVTHYSIPEEMKEGSVVANLATDLTLDLKTLNQRKMRLDIIGNKKYLDVNKETGELYVVEKIDREYICNTKSSCYLKLEVILDNPVRIFNIEVEILDINDNAPQFRRDAIHLDISEATARGERFSLSNAVDPDVGSNSVKTYHLSESEFFNIEVQTGRDGSKFADLILKKTLDREQQPVHNLILTAVDGGTPARSGTASVIVRVLDTNDNAPTFDKENLNVKVMENSPIGSLVVDLNATDLDEGSNSDITYSYSLYTSEKTQETFNLNPATGEITVKGVLNYEDFRIYDMEVIAADKGASSLTGQCTIKILVEDMNDNHPEISIKSFQSPVTENIELDTVIAVVSVSDKDSGDNGIVDLRVPGNMPFKLRESSDNYYELVVSEPLDREKVPEYDITFTVTDRGSPPLSDNETMTLELLDVNDNVPQFPQSFYTIRVMENNAPGALLSSLTAFDPDLHENQYLVYFIIEKEIANTSMSMLFSINPENGNLYALKTFDYEIEKEFLFHIEARDSGSPPLSSNVTVHIIIVDQNDNAPVIVSPWRAHGSVVEEKIPRSTDKGSLIAKVIALDTDSVHNSRITYQFLQVTDATLFSLDQYNGEIRTMRMFSYRDPRHQRLVVVAKDNGEPALSATVTIKLTTMETAVKAYSDMTEEPLEYDIFSDINLYLVIGLGSVSFLLLITILVTIVIKCQKPKPSKAAPPSRNSVISERNSTIADSTLVSNDAYWYSLFLAETRKGKLVVRQPLPKGSRYIVSSIPRGTGLTDTSDSAASTLQYPK
- the LOC111501406 gene encoding protocadherin alpha-C2-like, with translation MKSFKRYVLLAVIFSSVHSVRASVTHYSIPEEMKEGSVVANLATDLSLDVKSLGKRKMRLDLIANKKYLDVNKETGELYVVEKIDREYLCTQTFTVCYLKMEVILENPLRIFNIELEILDINDNAPQFRRDAIHLDISESTPTGERFSLSNAVDPDVGSNLVKTYHLSESQQFTIEVQTGRDGSKFADLILKQTLDREKQPVHNLILTAVDGGKPARSGTASVIVHVLDTNDNPPIFGQSVYNVKIMENSPIGSLVIDLNATDLDEGSNSDITYSYSLYTSEKTQETFNLNPATGEITVKGVLNYEDFRIYDMEVIAADKGASSLTGQCTIKILVEDMNDNHPEISIKSFQSPVTENIELDTVIAVVSVSDKDSGDNGIVDLHIPDNMPFKLRESSDNYYELVVSEPLDREKVPEYDITFTVTDRGSPPLSDNETMTLELLDVNDNVPQFPQSFYTIRVMENNAPGALLSSLTAFDPDLHENQYLVYFIIEKEIANTSMSMLFSINPENGNLYALKTFDYEIEKEFLFHIEARDSGSPPLSSNVTVHIIIVDQNDNAPVIVSPWRAHGSVVEEKIPRSTDKGSLVAKVIALDTDSVHNSRITYQFLQVTDATLFSLDQYNGEIRTMRMFSYRDPRHQRLVVVAKDNGEPALSATVTIKLTTMETAVKAYSDMTEEPLEYDIFSDINLYLVIGLGSVSFLLLITILVTIVIKCQKPKPSKAAPPSRNSVISERNSTIADSTLVSNDAYWYSLFLAETRKGKLVVRQPLPKGSRYIVSSIPRGTGLTDTSDSAASTLQVGI
- the LOC101482391 gene encoding protocadherin alpha-C2 isoform X1; its protein translation is MMNSHTRRVSRTMESYERYVILAIIFSVARYTSASVTHYSIPEEMKEGSVVANLATDLGLDVKTLNQRKMRLDIIANKKYLDVNKETGELYVVEKIDREHICPFKLSASCYLKLEVILDNPVRIFNIEVEILDMNDNAPQFRRDAIHLDISEATARGERFSLSNAVDPDVGSNSVKTYHLSESECFNIEVQTGRDGSKFADLILKKTLDREEKPVHNLILTAVDGGTPARSGTASVIVRVLDTNDNAPTFDKENLNVKVIENSPIGSLVVDLNATDLDEGSNSDITYSYSLYTSEKTQETFNLNPTTGEITVKGVLNYEDFRIYDMEVIAADKGATSLTGQCTIKILVEDMNDNHPEISIKSFQSPVTENIELDTVIAVVSVSDKDSGDNGIVDLRVPDNMPFKLRESSDNYYELVVSEPLDREKVPEYDITFTVTDRGSPPLSDNETMTLELLDVNDNVPQFPQSFYTIRVMENNAPGALLSSLTAFDPDLHENQYLVYFIIEKEIANTSMSMLFSINPENGNLYALKTFDYEIEKEFLFHIEARDSGSPPLSSNVTVHIIIVDQNDNAPVIVSPWRAHGSVVEEKIPRSTDKGSLVAKVIALDTDSVHNSRITYQFLQVTDATLFSLDQYNGEIRTMRMFSYRDPRHQRLVVVAKDNGEPALSATVTIKLTTMETAVKAYSDMTEEPLEYDIFSDINLYLVIGLGSVSFLLLITILVTIVIKCQKPKPSKAAPPSRNSVISERNSTIADSTLVSNDAYWYSLFLAETRKGKLVVRQPLPKGSRYIVSSIPRGTGLTDTSDSAASTLQYPK